One window of Nocardia sp. NBC_00508 genomic DNA carries:
- the hpf gene encoding ribosome hibernation-promoting factor, HPF/YfiA family gives MRADIVVKGRNVEVPDHFRIYVAEKLSRLERFDPSMFLFDVELFHERNRRQRKSCQRVEITARGKGPVVRAEARADSFYAAFESVTAKLESRLRRTKDRRRVHYGDKTPVSVAQATATLVDEALFERPSGSSAEQERREEAQEADYAEGPGHIVRTKVHSATPMTVDDALYEMELVGHDFFLFQDKETDRPSVVYRRHAFDYGLIRLA, from the coding sequence ATGCGCGCCGACATTGTGGTCAAGGGCCGCAACGTCGAGGTACCTGACCATTTTCGAATTTACGTCGCGGAAAAACTCTCCCGATTAGAACGCTTTGACCCATCGATGTTCCTCTTCGACGTGGAGTTGTTCCACGAGCGCAATCGCCGCCAGCGAAAGAGCTGCCAGCGCGTCGAAATCACCGCGCGTGGAAAAGGTCCCGTCGTCCGCGCCGAGGCTCGCGCGGACAGCTTCTACGCCGCGTTCGAGTCGGTGACCGCCAAGCTGGAGAGCAGGCTGCGCCGTACCAAGGATCGGCGCCGGGTGCACTATGGTGACAAGACGCCGGTCTCCGTCGCCCAGGCCACGGCGACCCTGGTGGACGAGGCGCTGTTCGAGCGGCCGAGCGGCTCGAGTGCCGAGCAGGAGCGCCGCGAGGAGGCGCAGGAGGCCGATTACGCCGAGGGCCCCGGCCACATCGTGCGCACCAAGGTGCACTCGGCCACCCCGATGACCGTCGACGACGCCCTCTACGAGATGGAACTCGTCGGCCACGATTTCTTCCTGTTCCAGGACAAGGAGACCGATCGGCCATCGGTGGTCTACCGCCGCCACGCCTTCGACTACGGCCTCATCAGGCTCGCCTGA
- a CDS encoding helix-turn-helix domain-containing protein — MHSPSELSRQKRFGRIIKERRDELGLTQLQIGDLGGPSAPTIRKIEDGEATISMHTLNKLDAPLRWLPGSAARTYAGGTPAADQPADGARSEGESVVAGPDAIRFDIADLTGLLAASGRLGDAVEHRRTTDPQVVAAIAELNRVVSKLSARYATAMLERNGGPGRQLHPLVEMAFAHLLAVPAEASDATELQERRYRRWLAGRSEDLDAATEAQFRARWLAANMATTAVRNGAD, encoded by the coding sequence ATGCATAGCCCTTCGGAGCTGTCGCGGCAGAAGAGATTCGGGCGAATCATCAAGGAACGCCGGGACGAGCTCGGCCTCACCCAACTGCAGATCGGCGACCTCGGGGGACCTTCAGCGCCGACCATCCGGAAGATCGAGGACGGCGAGGCGACGATCAGCATGCACACGCTGAACAAGCTCGACGCGCCGCTGCGATGGCTACCGGGCAGCGCCGCGCGCACCTACGCGGGCGGGACCCCCGCCGCCGACCAACCGGCCGACGGTGCCCGGAGCGAAGGCGAGTCGGTGGTAGCCGGACCCGACGCGATCCGATTCGACATCGCCGACCTCACCGGGCTGCTCGCCGCATCGGGCCGACTCGGCGATGCCGTCGAGCACCGCCGCACCACCGATCCGCAGGTCGTGGCGGCGATCGCCGAGCTGAACCGGGTGGTCTCCAAACTGTCCGCGCGCTATGCGACCGCGATGCTCGAACGCAATGGCGGCCCTGGACGCCAGCTGCACCCGCTGGTGGAGATGGCCTTCGCGCACTTGCTCGCGGTCCCCGCGGAGGCCAGTGACGCCACCGAACTACAAGAACGCCGGTACCGCCGCTGGCTGGCCGGTCGATCGGAGGATCTCGATGCGGCGACCGAGGCCCAGTTCCGGGCACGCTGGCTGGCGGCGAACATGGCGACGACCGCGGTTCGAAACGGCGCGGATTGA